Below is a window of Frigoribacterium sp. SL97 DNA.
CGGGCAACAGCGACTGGGTCGTCGACGAGGTCCGTTCGGGGCGCGCGCACCTCGGGTTCACCGAGACCCCCGATGAGGCCGACGGGCTCGCCAGCACCGTCCTGGGTGTCGACGAACTGCTCGTCGTCGTCTCGCCCGGGCACGCATGGGCATCGAAGTCCGAGCCCGTGACGGCAGCGCATCTCGCATCCACACCGCTCGTGTCTCGGGAGTCGGGCTCGGGCACCCGCCGGACCCTCGAGCTCGCCCTGGGGATCGACCCTGCCCTGATGGCAGAACCCGCTGCGCAGTTGTCGTCGACGGGCGCCATCCGGGCGGCCATCGCCGGCGGTGTGGGTCCGGGAGTCATCAGCTCGTTGCTGGTCGAGGACGACCTCCGTGCCGGGCGCCTCGTCACCGTCCCGGCAGCCGTCGACCTGAGGCGCCCGTTCCGCGCTGTGTGGTCGGCCGGTCTGAGCGCCGGGGCGCAGGATCTCCTGGCCGTGATCGCCGCGTCGCAGCACAGCCCCGACTCCTCGCCGAGATGATCAGAGAAGCGAAGCGTGCCGTAGGGCCGTGACGGCCCGCAGGTGCTTCTCGCCGGCGCGGGTGGCGTTCGCCGGCGACAGATGGGGTGCCGCGAGCACGGGCACGACCCTCGCACGCGGTTCCAGGGTGAAGTACCTCATCACGCCCGTCAGGGCCGGAGTGCCGAAGGTCACGATCGCCCGCAGCTGCGGCAGAGAAACGAGCAGCTGAGCCAGGGCAGGGCGTGCCTCGTCGAGATCGGTGACGGTCGGCGCCCGACCAAGGGCCCACGGGACGATGTTCCATCGCAGGGTAGACGTTCCTGCCCAGACCCGACTCGATCCGTGCTCGCCTGAACGCAGACGCCGTCGGCCCCGGGTTGTCCTCACTGCTGATCGCGTCCTCGCCCTGCTTGATCGTGGCAGGACCGGGTGATTCCATCAGCACGAGAACTGTCGCCGCTGCTCCTCCACCTGATGGGTCGAAGCCCGGCACGAAGCGCGCACGTCCTGGTCCGGAGCTCCGCCATTCCGATACGAGCTGATCGAGGCCCCTGGGCTGCTGCATCCCTAGACGCTACGACGTTAGGGACCGTTTCCACCCACGCTCACCGACGACACGGAACGACCACGACGGCGTCCTCTCCGAGTGCGCTCGCCCCACAGCAAGTGATCCAGTGGGGGATCCCCTATCGGGCGGTCAGGACTCGTTCGTAGAGAACGAGAGAGCCGCTTCGTTGCACTTCGGCGAGGCCGCCTTTGATGAGGACGCGACGGGAAGCGACGTTGTCGGCTTCCGTGTCCGCCGCTGCGATCGTTGCCCCGCGCAGACGAGCGTGTTCGAGCGCGAGCAGGACAGCCGACGACGCCAGGCCCTCGCCTCGAGCCGAAGGAACCAACCCGTACCCGAACTCGACTCGCCCGTCGGCGTCAGGAGGACCGAAGAACCCGAGGCCCCCCACCGCCATCCCGTTCGACGACCTTCGGACGACGTACATCGTGAAGTCCGGGTCAGGGGCCGCTGACGCAGCCAATGATCTCAATGGATCGATCTCGTCGAGGAACGGGTACTCGGCATGCCACCGGTCACCGGGTCGCTCGTCACGAGCCACGATGCGCCGGGCAAGTGCCGGCGTGATGGGCTCCAAAGCGACTGTGCTGCTCCTCAGGATCATGCGCCGATCCTCTCAGGACGAGGAGCGAGCTTCCGCCCCGATCGACGACCGATCGGCTATCGGGCACCCGCAGACCTCGCGATCGCGCACCCGACCAACTCAGCGATCCGAAGCTCACGGGGCCTGTGGCCATCGACCAGCAGCGCCTGCATACCGGCTGCCCTCGCTCCGTCAACGTCCTTCTTCGCGTCGTCGCCGACGAACAGGCATGCCCCCGGCTCGACTTCGAGCTCAGAGGCAAGAACGGCGAAGGCCCTCACGTCGGGCTTCGAGAAACCGATGCGCTCAGACGTGCAGACGACATCGAACTCGTCGAGGAGACCTGTGCGCCGGAGCTTCGCCAGCTGCTGAGCCTCTGTCCCGTTCGTCAACAGCCCGATGTGATGACCGGACGCGCGCAGGCTCTGGAGAAGCGGAAGCGCATCGGGGAATGCCCGCCATGACGACTCGTACGCCCGCAGATAACCGCCGAACAGCTCGTCGACATCGACGTCACTGGCAGGGACATCGACCCCTAGCGCTGGGAGGACCGAGCGAAGCCGCTGACGGCGCTGCTCCGAGAAGCTGATCTCACCCGACCGCCAACGCTCGAAGTTCTCCTCCTCGGCGTCGAACCATCTCGAAAGAGTCGAGTCCGACGCGACCACGCCGAGCGAACCGAGGAAGTAGGCCGCGGCAGATCGGGCTGAACCGTGGTGATCGAACAGCGTCCCGTCGAGGTCGAAGCCGACCGCACCCACTCGCGTCACCGATCAAGTCTAGAAGTGGACCGGTGGCCGATCGTCTATCGAGACACTCTGAAGCTAGAGGTCGCGTTCCTTGGCCCCCTAGCGGGCGGCCGCTATGACGACTAGCCAAACCGCTCGCAGAGCTGCACTACGGTTCGAGCATGGAGACCGTTCCGCTCGTCATGACCGTAATCGGCGCTCTCATCGTCGCGGCAGGCTTCGCCTACACGTTCAACCTCAGGAAGCGAGGCGGGGTGCGATCGGGAAGTCGCCCCTTCTTAGCCATGACCATCACGATCGGACTCGGAACCGGAATCCTCGTAGCAGGCGTCATCGCCGCCCTGAGCTGACTCGCGAACCCCTAGCTAATGGCCGATCGCCTATCAGGCATCGGTGGTGCCAATGACACGCCCGCGGAATGCGCCGGGCACGTCACGCGGGCCCTTGTCGGCAAGTTGATCGTGGAGGACCTTCCGGGCTCGGGAAAGGCGGGCACGAACTGACGTGGCCCGCTTTCCAAGGATTAAAGCCACTTCTTCCTGGGTGAAACCGTCCCAGTAGACGAGGCGCACGATCTCCCGATCTACCACCGGAAGCTGCTCAATTGCCGCTCGTACGTAGGCGACTCTTTCCATGTTCTCGGTTGAGGCATGTTGCTCGAGGGCATCGGCAGACACAGTGAGCCGAAGGCGTGCGCTCAAGGCGGTCCGCCGGGTTCGACCTCGTAGGTGTTGCGAGAGTTTTTTGCGAGCGATGCCAAACAGCCAGGCACGAAGCATGTCCGGTTCGATTGTGCGGGTCGTGCTCGATTGCCAGGCTGCGAGGAACGTTTCACTGACGAGATCCGCTGCGTCCTCGGCTGGTACGTCACGTCGTATGAAGAACCCGAGCAGCCCTCTAGCCTCGTTGCGGAACAAGTCAGCGAGATCTGCGCCTACTTCTCTGTGAGGGTGAGGCTTCGTCGTTCCCGTCAATGGAGTTGTCCGTCGCAGTCCGAATCGATCTCTGCCCAGCCACTCACGGTGCCGGCGGGCAGGCCGAGTTCGTCGGATACATCCATGACGATGAACTCGAGCATGGACACGGACAGTGCCGATTCGTCTTCGAGGGGCTGCTGATCTC
It encodes the following:
- a CDS encoding LysR family transcriptional regulator produces the protein MTGLPVDLETLRLLEAISRSGSLGRAATSVGISQQAASSRITSTERRLGRTLLVRSRAGSALTEHGLLVCEWGRPLLEAATTFERSLHTLMTGASDALLVAASQTVSEALMPRWMTAAADRVRVRLESGNSDWVVDEVRSGRAHLGFTETPDEADGLASTVLGVDELLVVVSPGHAWASKSEPVTAAHLASTPLVSRESGSGTRRTLELALGIDPALMAEPAAQLSSTGAIRAAIAGGVGPGVISSLLVEDDLRAGRLVTVPAAVDLRRPFRAVWSAGLSAGAQDLLAVIAASQHSPDSSPR
- a CDS encoding HAD family hydrolase, coding for MTRVGAVGFDLDGTLFDHHGSARSAAAYFLGSLGVVASDSTLSRWFDAEEENFERWRSGEISFSEQRRQRLRSVLPALGVDVPASDVDVDELFGGYLRAYESSWRAFPDALPLLQSLRASGHHIGLLTNGTEAQQLAKLRRTGLLDEFDVVCTSERIGFSKPDVRAFAVLASELEVEPGACLFVGDDAKKDVDGARAAGMQALLVDGHRPRELRIAELVGCAIARSAGAR
- a CDS encoding RNA polymerase sigma factor gives rise to the protein MFRNEARGLLGFFIRRDVPAEDAADLVSETFLAAWQSSTTRTIEPDMLRAWLFGIARKKLSQHLRGRTRRTALSARLRLTVSADALEQHASTENMERVAYVRAAIEQLPVVDREIVRLVYWDGFTQEEVALILGKRATSVRARLSRARKVLHDQLADKGPRDVPGAFRGRVIGTTDA
- a CDS encoding GNAT family N-acetyltransferase encodes the protein MILRSSTVALEPITPALARRIVARDERPGDRWHAEYPFLDEIDPLRSLAASAAPDPDFTMYVVRRSSNGMAVGGLGFFGPPDADGRVEFGYGLVPSARGEGLASSAVLLALEHARLRGATIAAADTEADNVASRRVLIKGGLAEVQRSGSLVLYERVLTAR